The Cytophagia bacterium CHB2 DNA segment CGCGATTCAGAATTATGCGTTCAGTGCGGACCGCACCCGCTTGTTGATTTACACCGACTCCGCGCCGGTGTGGCGCTTGCCGACCAAAGGCTTTTATTATTTGTATGATTTCGCCGCGCAAAAACTCACGCCGATCAGCAGCCGCGAGAAGAGCTATCAAATGTTTGGCAAACTCAGCGCGAACGGCAAGCACGTGGCGTTCGTGCGCGATCGCAATCTATTCGCAGTGGAATTGGCTAGCATGAAAGAAACGCAACTCACGTTCGACGGCGCCGAGGGCACGATCATCAACGGCACCACGGATTGGGTTTATGAAGAAGAGTTCGGCTTGCGCGACGGCTGGGCATGGAGTCCCAATGGCCGCTATCTCGCTTTTGTGCAACTCGATGAATCAAAGACCAGCGATTTTGTGATGGCGGATTTGCAAGGCGAGCGGCCCGAACTCAAACGCTTTCGCTTTCCGCGCGCGGGCGAGGCGAACAGCGAAATTCGCGTCGGCGTGATCGACATCGCCACCGGCAAGCCGCAATATTTCGCCACCGGCAATTGGCATGAAGACAACGAGGCATACGAATACATCCCGCGCATGGGTTGGACGCCCGCGATCAACGGCAAACATTATGTGTGGATGCTGCGCATGAATCGCGAGCAGAATCACGTTGCGCTATTGCACGGCGATCCCGCAAACGTGCAACTCAAAACTATTTTTGATGACAAAGAAAGCACGTGGGTCGAGCCGTTCGATCCGTTCGGCGGCAATCCCAAACTCGTTTATCTCGAAGACGGCAAGCATGTGCTCTATCAAAGCGAGCGCGACGGCTACAATCATTTGTACCTCTACAAAACCGAAGGCGGGCCGGCGCTACAAATCACACGCGGTGCGTGGGAAGTCACCGCGTTTCATGGTTATGATGCGAAGAGCAAACAGTTTTATTTCACCGCCAATGCCGAAAACCCGGCGGAGCAACATCTTTATCGCCTCGCACTCGATCCGAACAAATCCACCAACTCCCCTTCCGCGCCGGTAAAGATCACGAAAGAAAAGGGCACGCATGGCATCAATTGGTCAAAAGATTGGCGCTACTTCATCGACACCTATTCCAATCGCCACACGCCGCCGGTGACGCGCTTGCACAAAGCCGACGGCGCGCTTGTGAAATTTCTCGAGGACAATGCCGCTTTGCTGCGCACGCTCACGGAATACGATTTCCCCAAAGCGGAATTTCTTACCCTGCCCGGCGCGGACAACAACACGCTGCACGCTTATCTCATCAAACCCACGAACTTCGATCCTTCGCGCAATTATCCTTTGCTCATGTATACGTATGGCGGCCCGGCAGCGCAGAACGTCACGGATTCATGGGACGGTTTCTTTGGATACTTTCATGCGTATTTGGCGCAGCAGCATCAA contains these protein-coding regions:
- a CDS encoding S9 family peptidase; protein product: VITFVKPDGADGTDLISFDLERDQQTVLVEGAKLHAEDVNRRIAIQNYAFSADRTRLLIYTDSAPVWRLPTKGFYYLYDFAAQKLTPISSREKSYQMFGKLSANGKHVAFVRDRNLFAVELASMKETQLTFDGAEGTIINGTTDWVYEEEFGLRDGWAWSPNGRYLAFVQLDESKTSDFVMADLQGERPELKRFRFPRAGEANSEIRVGVIDIATGKPQYFATGNWHEDNEAYEYIPRMGWTPAINGKHYVWMLRMNREQNHVALLHGDPANVQLKTIFDDKESTWVEPFDPFGGNPKLVYLEDGKHVLYQSERDGYNHLYLYKTEGGPALQITRGAWEVTAFHGYDAKSKQFYFTANAENPAEQHLYRLALDPNKSTNSPSAPVKITKEKGTHGINWSKDWRYFIDTYSNRHTPPVTRLHKADGALVKFLEDNAALLRTLTEYDFPKAEFLTLPGADNNTLHAYLIKPTNFDPSRNYPLLMYTYGGPAAQNVTDSWDGFFGYFHAYLAQQHQIIVTCVDNRGAAGYGKAFESAVHKNMGTVEARDQIAAAKYFGALPYVDEKRIGIWGWSYGGYNTLMAMTKYDGPQVFKLGIAIAPGGDWDMYDTIYTERYMSTPQKNPQGYKEASPLNFVANLRDEQELLIVHGDQDDNVHFINTLHLLRELQKNKKRFQFMLYPGGNHSLQGTGNPLTYLHLFQTMTEFVKENL